One window from the genome of Spirosoma rhododendri encodes:
- a CDS encoding phospholipase D-like domain-containing protein, translated as MFPPLERGNTYHYASAGLWSTHDLLLHILRQTGPARIWIATWSMTEDACRVLVQGIQEGIIQDLRLLIDSRVITRNASAYAFVSSHAEKTRITACHAKVTVIENDAWAVSMVGSANYTNNPRIEAGVVTESRPVAAFHRDWIDREMEKAKPFGETLKLLR; from the coding sequence GTGTTCCCACCGCTCGAGCGGGGAAACACCTACCACTACGCCAGTGCCGGCCTGTGGAGCACGCACGACCTCCTGTTGCACATCCTGCGCCAGACCGGCCCGGCCCGGATCTGGATTGCCACCTGGTCAATGACCGAGGATGCCTGCCGCGTGCTCGTGCAGGGCATTCAGGAGGGTATCATTCAGGATCTGCGGCTACTCATCGACTCACGGGTAATTACTCGCAATGCGAGCGCCTATGCGTTTGTCTCTTCTCATGCCGAAAAGACTCGGATTACCGCCTGTCACGCGAAAGTGACGGTGATCGAGAACGACGCCTGGGCTGTGTCGATGGTCGGCTCAGCAAACTACACGAATAACCCCCGGATCGAAGCCGGTGTGGTCACCGAGAGCCGCCCGGTTGCGGCTTTTCACCGCGACTGGATCGACCGCGAAATGGAGAAAGCCAAGCCTTTTGGCGAAACCCTCAAACTCTTACGATGA
- a CDS encoding ArdC family protein: protein MEGTKRDHFAEVTGKIIAQLEQGIVPWHQPWGFCEPAQNHFTGHRYRGINSLLMLMEDYKTPYFATIKQINEAGGRVKKGSKSTQVYFHDCIYKDKNGARLTPDVALPRIKAGDSTVRKYPFIRLFPVFNMDSVEGCPVKSAIRRSETDNHEIAVCADFVTALNLGNQLRHANVDEAFFHKKDDYVQMPPLDVFRSSELYYGVLFHELTHWTGHADRLNRKTLTEALKFGDTNYSLEELTAELGSTFLCNTFGIDTPDTLQNQAAYIANWLGVLKKNSRFIWDAASDAQAAFTYLIDRAGTY, encoded by the coding sequence ATGGAAGGTACAAAACGCGACCACTTCGCAGAGGTCACCGGGAAAATTATTGCCCAATTGGAACAGGGTATCGTACCGTGGCATCAGCCGTGGGGCTTCTGCGAACCCGCACAAAATCACTTCACCGGCCACCGCTACCGCGGTATCAATTCGCTACTGATGCTGATGGAGGACTATAAAACGCCCTACTTCGCGACCATCAAGCAGATTAACGAAGCCGGTGGGCGCGTCAAGAAGGGAAGCAAATCGACACAGGTTTATTTTCACGACTGTATTTACAAGGACAAAAACGGCGCACGGCTAACCCCCGACGTTGCTTTACCCCGCATCAAAGCCGGTGATTCGACCGTCAGAAAGTACCCGTTTATTCGCCTGTTTCCGGTGTTTAATATGGATTCGGTGGAAGGGTGCCCCGTTAAGTCAGCCATACGCCGGAGCGAAACCGATAACCACGAGATAGCGGTCTGTGCGGACTTCGTTACCGCCCTGAATTTGGGCAACCAGTTGCGCCACGCCAACGTTGACGAAGCCTTTTTTCACAAAAAGGATGATTACGTGCAGATGCCCCCGCTGGACGTGTTCCGCAGTTCGGAATTGTACTACGGTGTTTTGTTCCACGAGCTGACCCACTGGACGGGACACGCCGACCGGTTGAATCGAAAGACGTTGACCGAAGCCCTGAAATTTGGCGACACCAATTACTCACTGGAAGAACTGACCGCCGAACTCGGCAGTACGTTTCTGTGCAATACGTTCGGTATTGATACGCCCGACACCCTACAGAACCAAGCCGCCTACATTGCCAACTGGCTGGGCGTGCTCAAAAAGAACAGCCGCTTTATCTGGGATGCCGCCAGCGACGCACAGGCCGCATTTACGTACCTGATCGACCGCGCAGGTACTTATTAG